The following DNA comes from Poecilia reticulata strain Guanapo linkage group LG5, Guppy_female_1.0+MT, whole genome shotgun sequence.
GAGATCTGTAAACTGAGATTCTGTCAGCACACAGGTCAAGAAAGGTGTTCGCAAAGTCATAATAAATGCGTTTTGATTAATGTGTTGGAGAAAGAAATACTGTTATTGTTGCAATCGCCATTATAGCCATTGAGAGCGTTTAAGCCCAGCTGATAGAAGCACATGTGGTGCTAATGATAGGGGCTCATGACATGAGCTGCAAACATACCACACTGCTCTGCAGCAGTGAGAGCCTGTATTCTGGTGATTCTTTGGGATACGTGGGTGTTTGTATGTCAGTATGTCAGACAACTTGTCTCTGCTTGAGTCAGTCTGAGTGGCTGTGCATCGTGATGTTTCAACAAGTTCCTGCAAATGGAGGCAGCCTGAATATGTGGAAGAAAGTCAGATTGAGAAGCCACAGAGATACCTTGCAGCAATTACCTCGGGGTGTGAGTTAATCTGCATCCTGTCTTGATAATATCTTTGCAATAACTTGTGCTAATCTGTCCTCCTGCAGGTCTGTGTTCAAAGGCTCGGCAGTGTGCGTCTACTCCATGGCCGACATCCGTATGGTCTTCAATGGGCCGTTTGCCCACAAAGAAGGGCCCAACTACCAGTGGGTGGCGTACACTGGGAAAATTCCCTACCCTCGACCTGGCACTGTgagttcaaaaataaagaaaatcaatgtcCATGATATAAACCGCACTCATGGGGAAATAAAGCAAATGTCAGAGGAGCAgatttgacattaaaatgttcCATCTGTCAATAGTGTCCTGGAGGTACTTTCACTCCCAACATGAAATCCACAAAGGATTACCCAGATGAGGTTATCAACTTCATGAGAAACCACCCCACCATGTACAACGCCGTTTACCCGGTGCAcaagcgccccctggtggtcagAACCAACGTGGACTACGAGTTCACCACAATTGCTGTCGACCAAGTGAGAGCGGCTGATGGGAGCTATGAGGTGCTCTTCCTGGGAACAGGTCAGTGCTGTGAGACcagaacatttaaaagttaCTGTACAAAAGATACATTGTTGAATGGAGTTTTGTGTTTATCATAAATGTTTCCAGTAAAGCTGTTTCCAGTGGAAGGTTTTATAATATGAATTGATATGTTTGGTTCTTCAGATCGTGGGACGGTGCAGAAAGTCATCGTGTTGCCAAGAGACGACTTGCAAACAGAGGAGCTGGTtctggaggaggtggaggtgttCAAGgtcagtcaaaataaaactgatccaACAGCTCctcttttatttgtcttattttatacAAAGGTATTGGTCAGGCTTTTCCTGACCGattttgatttttagttttctttgacaTCTGACTGGCTAATCGAGGCTTTGACCACTCGTCTTTTGTTCAAAGGACTGCTAAATAGAGAATAATGTGCTGCAGATTATTTAAAGAGGATATACAGTTactcatttcttttaaacagtgtgctatttaaaaaaaattacaatattattattttgcaaatttGTCCTTTATTGTATGATCTCTtattcttttcttatttttctatttataattTACCTAGGTTTGGCAGGAGATTTTCTACTATTTTGAAACAATTTCTTCTGTTATATGCTTTGACATGTTTGgcaacttttttctgttttttcttactttgtgtttatgtaaaaatttCATCTGCCACTTCAGGTTCCCACCCCAATCACCACCATGAAGATTTCATCTAAACGGGTAAGTTACCACTAGTTTAAttgattttgcttttgctgGGACAGCTTAATCTGAGCctaagtatttttattcatcCAATTGATTTAGTGGGAGCTATCTATcggatttatttaatttccaaaatTATTCTGTTCTAAGCCATTAGAAACATGacttatgaaataaattttaaatgtcagaataagACATTTGCTGGGATATTTGCAACCATTTTactataaaatgtgtttataaaatgttttaaaactctcCAATACATAAattgcagaatttattttttatagtaaTTTAACGTTTAAATTTATTGGTTAAATAAATGAGGGATCCACACATATAGATGGTTTGAATTATTCAAACCATCTATATTGTTGCCTTtacttttgtgttaaaaaaaacagactttttttgtctgttttcaatAATATTGACTGCTGATGTTGTTTGTGTCGTCATTGTACCCTTTCTCACATTATTATTGGTTATGTTAATACACTCAgctcttttaatgttttgtggaTCGGAAGCTGAAAAGTTTTACAACCACTGATTAATTAAATCCAAACTACTACTGTTGCTACTTCTCaccagttctgttttttttttttttatagcaacaaCTATATGTGGGGTCTGTCCTGGGTGTGACCCACCTGGCTCTGCACCGCTGTGACGTGTACGGCGAGGCCTGCGCTGACTGCTGCCTGGCCCGGGACCCGTACTGCGCCTGGGACGGCAAGTCCTGCTCCAGATACTCTGCCTCACAGAAAAGGTGAGACCGAGACAGCCTGGACGTTTACATCCTCAGGCTCACATTATCTCTGTGGATCATTGTAGAACAGGATATTTTAGACGCTAAGCTTTATTTTCGGCTGTTGATTCGATCTCCCAGACGGAGCCGTCGACAGGACGTAAAGTATGGAAACCCGATCCGCCAGTGCAGAGGTTACAACTCGAATGGTAAGTTTCTCCGTGGTACAAGATGGATTTGTGATGCAGTTTTCAGTACAAAAGCATTAAGCAAACGTCTTCCGCATGTTTCACAGCAAATAAGAATACGCTGGAAACGGTTCAGTACGGAGTGGAGGGAAGCACAACCTTCTTGGAGTGCCAGGCTCGTTCTCCTCACGTCTCTCTGAAGTGGCACCTGCAGAAGGAAAACAGCGACAGGAGAAAAGAGgtgattcattttgtttcttgtacAACAGATGTTGACTGATGTCATGTAAAAATAGTAAATGGATCTTTTACACTTTATATGCTAATTGTCTTATTTCACCAATAGTCCATAATTAATTGAACCATCAGTCATTATGACAGGATAAGGTATGAAAACTGGCAACAGATTTGtgattcagaatttttttttctaggtttattttctttttggcttATATGTAAATTGCAACGTGAGATGGAAAACGAGCACTTCATATGAAAAACCACCCCCAGTGtaaaacatggcggtggcagtatcaggctgtggggatgcttttctttagcaggaacAGAcgagctggtcagagttgactGGCGCTAAAAacagtcctggaagaaaacttgttaaAGGCCACAAAAGGCTGTGGACTGAGGCAACCGGtcacaaaaaccaaaacttacAGTCAGAGTTGCACTAAAACACCtaagatcaaagcatattcctGTTAACAATTGGGTGTAAATTGATGTTCACATATGTTCATTTTCCAGTCTGAACGAGCTAGAGCTATTTTCCAAAGAtgggcaaaattttaaaaaatgtcatagatgcaaagatgtgtaaaatcctaataaaatacttttatattCTAGTTTGCTTTTGGAAATCATTGTattcttttacctttttaacTGATAATTAAATATTCTGTGCTGCTTTGTCCGTGTCTTTCCTTAAGCTGTAAAACTTCCCTCCCTGTGCACTCCAGATTCGCTCAGAAGGTCGCATCCTGAAAACCGATCAGGGCCTCCTAATCCGCTCGCTGCAGTCCTCCGACGGCGGCATCTACCACTGCACGTCCACTGAGAAGAACTTCAAGCACACCCTGGTGAAGCTGCAGCTAGTCGTCCTCTCCAGCCGCACGGTCAACAACGTCCTGGTGGATACGGGCAACCCAGCCCTCCCCCAAATTCAGTCCAGCGCCTGGACCCCGAGCGTTGGGCAGTACAAGGACCTGCTGACCATCCTCAGCCAGCCGGAGATGGGGCTGATCAACCAGTACTGCAAGGACTACTGGCAGCACGGGGACGACGGGCTCGGGGACGGCAAAGCTAAAAgcctgaaggagctgaaggagCAGAAGAAGCCTCGCAACCGCCGGCATCACGACGACCAGACGAATCCAGTTGAGACATGAAAAGTTTGGGTTTTCATCCTGTCGCGTTCAAACAGCACCATTTGTCTACCTTCTAGTTTCTCCTCACAACCCTCCATTTAAGGGAAATGACTCCATTTAACAGACCCTGCAACAGAAAGCATCATTTGTATGTGACTGTTGGAAGAACAAACACAATATTTATTGTCGGTTGTACAAAGTAATTCTTTATACCTAtctagaaaacatgttttttgtgaaTAGATCTGTGCAAATAttgttatattattattattgttattataattattagtGTTATTGTTTATGACATTGTGTTATTATGTTGGGAATAtctttgtttggtgtttttctttttttcttttcttttttttttttttaaatagcaactAATACTCTGGACTTTAACGGTGTCCAGACAAGGACTGGAGTGGATGAGCTTCCCATTTCTCTGCAATTATGTCGGATCAATTGACTGCTGGCAGTATCTAAATCCAGATTTACACCAGAAAAGCCTGGCACTTGTTGGTTAATCTCACCTGGACAGTCATTGCAAAGGTGGACACTATTGTACTGTAAATAAAGCAGGGACAACGCCATTGACGATGGTAGGAATGCCGACAAGCTGCAGCTGCAACAGCACATCACAAACTCCCAGGAACGTGAATTTTAAGCTCTTTCACAGAAGGTCGACGGACCTAAGGTGACAATTTCAAACTGCACCGTTCATATTCTTCCATGTTTAGTTGCTgccaagtgtttttgtttgtatgtaaGCATCACATCTCAGTGTTGTGTTCTCGGCATCTTGTTATAAGCTGTTTATCTTTGGAGGAAGGGTTCTTTTAACGAAACGGAAGTGGAAAACAGAACATTgccttctcttctctctctgtggAGATGAGTTATTCCAGCAGGCAGCTAAATGTGAGtctgtgatttaaaacaaaatatatatacatatatatattagagaaaGCACCTTTTGTTGCCAgattggtgattttttttttaaataaatcttggaaaaagtttgtttctaaaCATATTAAACACCCTATAAACTACAATGCtgtggaaaaagtatttgctcactTTGTGATATTTTGTCACTTAGAGATTTCTGATTGTCAATTAGTTTTTAACATCAGCTACAAATCTGCGGAGTAAATACAACATGCACTTTTCAAGTGGTTACTTCATTTATGGATTACTTTAGATAAAGTGAAGGAAAAATCTATCTAAACTCACCTGACCTTTGATGAATATAATCAGTCTATTACATCTGTGTGGAGAAGATTcggaaacactttttgtttaaattcgGCCACATTGTCACattatttttatcagatttatGTCCAGATTTGACAAAGATACTCCAAAAAACTTCCTAATTTTTGAGTCTTTGAGAGATGCAGTTGTTGGTGTCTATTGGACCATTGTTCAGTTGTACGACTCGAGTGCTTGAGCTtaagtttttaaaggttttctcatAGTGAGTTAAACCTTTTATTTCATCAATTATAGAAAAGTTCTTGAGTAGCAACACACTGAAGTGAAGTTTTTGGTGCTTGTTTTGGTACCTCCTGGATGACTGATTGATTAGGTCAGCCATtcatccatgttttctccatgtgtGGATAGTGGCTTTGACATTTGTTTATTAGAGTCCAAAAGACTTCAGAATAGCTTCATAAGTTTCCAAAATGATAGGAAGCAAAGTTATTGACATTTGTTTGTCCTTGAATATCTTTAGCTCAGGGcaggatgttttttgttttttgttttttctggcctacttcaaaacaaaacaagttcttttgtaatttttggcCCTGCATAACTTTCAGTAATCACAACCTGGGTGTGACTAGGGATTTTGCACTCACCTCTCCAAAATATGTCAATTACACTTTATTAAGGGCATAGAGcaatgttattattttgtcacACAGAGCCAGGTTGTTTTGAatagatttttctctttatcaaattaaatatcCATAAATCCACTGTCTATTCTCGCTTGCTTTTGCAATATCCCCATCAGTCATTGGGCGAAAGGCAAGGTTCACCCTGGAATGGTCATCATTACACCATTACAGAGAAACGCACAGAACTAACGACCATGCTTACACACAGTTATGCCTAAAAGCAATTTAGAGAAACCTGTTTACCCaagagtcatgtttttggactttaagagtacctggagagaagcTCCACTTGCATAGGGAGAACAGAAAGACTCCAGGCCAGGACGTAAACACAGGACCTTTTTGCTCCAAGGCAACAGCGCTATCAACCTCAACAAAACTGCTTAATGATCAGAAAAAGAtcatactttttcacagcactgtcgtttttgtttttttccattccttccatttgtatgtaaatattgatgaaattaATGTAATCAGTCTATACAAGTGTGCAGATTTATAGTGCTATGATGACTGGTGCTGTACTTCATGTATCATCTGGTTACCAGAGAGCTCCTGCTGCTCTACTTGTCCTGGTACAGAGCCATCCTTTATTACTGGTGCCACAGACTTCACACCAACTATGGAAACGAACACCTTTACACAGTAAACACCATGATAACTTGCcaaacctgaagaaaaaaactatacCACAGTCTTCAGACAGtgaattttaaatgtgcatGGCATGTACAGTGTATGTATGTAGTGTTTTGTCTAAACTGTTGCTGTGGATGTCTTTTTATTGTGGGAGTTCGGatcctttttgttttgggaAATGCTGAAAGATCAGAAAGGCTGATTTCATCTTTGAGTTCTCCTTGTCAGACATAAGAAGTAGAGGAAGAAAACAGGTTTGCATAAATTTCTACTGTGGGAATCTGTTTTCTCTGTATGACAGCTCTGTGAGGTAATGTACAATAAGCACACTTTGTGGTAATGTAATGCCTTGTAAAAACTACTATCTTTTCTTCCTCATCAATGTTGCTAACTAATAAATTAAAGCTCtatattttataataacaaGTGTTCTCCTTTGTTAAGTCTGCATGGTGATTTTAGAGCACTTAATTTTTTAGCAAAGCAATTAAAATTCTTCCAAGTATGTTAACATTAAGAATCAATCAAATCCATTATCAATCTAAGGGataaatttatgtttatattgagtgatttttaacaaacatttaaaaaagaatcagCAAACGTTTGTACAgtatatttcttaatattaggATTTATTTAGGATCAATCAAGACtaattacaactttattatGAATCAAATTACATGTATTTAATCATGATTACTTGACTGCATTTTGTGGACTTCCTGACTGCAAATAATTACATTAGTCCAAGAACAAATGTATGTATCATGTGGTGGCCTGTACTACTTTTTCATCGTCAATAGCAGACAGAGTATTTCTAATTTTGGCAATATTAGAGAAAGAAGGAATCCTTCAAACATGTTTGGTATGGGATTTAAATGACATACCttggttaaaaataacacagagtttatttactttaagaGTCAATTTGATGCCATCAGTTATCAATGGATTGACTCAGTAGTTTCTCTTTCAAAGACTCTGGTCCAACAATGACACTTTCTGTCTTGTCACAATTTAAAATTTACAGTGGACAAGATTGTATCCAAACAAAATGGGGTTAGAAGTAAAAAATTACCTCAAAAGAGAAGCAAATATGTTTACAATCAAATTGCATCTACACCCAGTTACAGATGCTCTACGTTTTGATCCTGTGTATGCCTTCTAATCCAGGCGCTAGAGTTAACACAATAATTTCACTATTTTTCAGTTCCTGAGCGTGTAATGAAATATGATGCTGTGATCACGAACGTACACTCATGCCGCATCTTCGTGCACACAGAACTGAAAGTGTGAGTGGATTAGGCTCCTTAACCAGCTTCAGATTTAGGTCAATGAGATCTGTCTGGTGAAACTGCAAAGCTCTTTAAGCACTTCAGGACTCACCCTTCAGGCTGTCGGATCTGATGAGGAATGTTTGGACCcatctttgcatttttgtgtgCATATGTCTGTGTTTAGACTACAGGTTGATGGTCTTGACATGCATTTCCTGATTTAGTGTTGGTTCTAACAGTCTCATCACATTCTCATCCCTCTTGCAGAAGTAAAACCACAATGAGTTTACCatcagatttcatttttgttttggtcacatCAGAGACTAAACTTAGCTTTGGTAACAAAGACATGAACCAAGTTCTTTTAGTTTTACTGGCTTCTCTTCTGAAGGAGCCTAAGAAGAGCATGAGATAAGCACTTGAGCCGATGTTCATCTTCCGCTGAGCGCAGCAAAGTACCCTAAAGGTTAGAGCACTCCTACAGTGATGTATGTCTGCTTCCCTTCACACCTCTGCCCTGTAGCTGTCTTGTCCTTGTGCTCCATTGGCCACCACTGGTCAGGTGGGCTGAGGGAGCCCAAAATCCTTCCCTGTGATGGGAAAAAATACTCAAACAATCCCCAGCTGCCGGCAGTTGGCGCATCAGCTGCGTGCTTGAAGGCACCAGTCAGACAGTAGCAGGCGAGCAGCCAACCGGGACCTGCTTCCATTTTCCCTGACACTTGGCTTTTGAAACAGAGGGGCCCAAGCCGGGAAAAGTAGGATGGGGGCCGGAGCTAGCGCCGAGGACAAACACTCCAGGGAGCTGGAGAAGAGGCTGAAGGAGGATGCAGACAAGGATGCAAGGACcgtcaaactgctgctgctagGTACAGACACACCTGTTGGACAAGTGATTTAGAAGCAATGGTTTCAATACATCAGGATCTGGTCAGAGCCATTCCCACACCTTAGATGGTTTTAGTGTGCTATTTTAGTTGAGCTGTAAAATTACCTTACTGTGACTTCCTAActtgttttggttaaaaacttTCCCTAAAACAATTCCTGCTTTGACTTTCACAAGCAATTTTAGTTCATGTTTAACAATGATAAAAGCAAATGATGTCGGTTTATGCATTGTTGCAAATAACACCTAATTAATTTCCAgggctgatttttttaaaactctttataGTATCTAACTGTGCATGAAAAGATGCAACATATCAAGTAAGAGCTTAATAAACTGTGTCACTGAATTGCTGAGACACTCAGATAATCACGCAAGGCAATCCCTGTTAATCCTGACACAACAGGTTCTTCTGCACAAAGGGCTTAACACTGAAGGACACTGACCCTGAATcaacaaaccaaaacagatTTATAGCACCTTCATTTTACATCTTCTGAATTTAGACTGAATGAGAGAAACTGTCAGAGCTACAGTTTATTCTATGAGCtaataaaatacagaacataCAGTCAAATGTAGTTGGGCTGCTTGAAGTAATTCAGAGTTGTAATATTTGTTGACAGTTGAAAGACTGCGCCATCTGAAAATACTTTGTACACACATAAGAACCTGTTTCAGACATTGTTTCATGCACTGCTTCATCCTCTGCTTATGGTGATACAGGTTAGGGTCAAGTAAAAAAAGATTAGGGCTGAAGTAAGAAGCATTATGCCGCACTTGTTGGGATCATCTTTTGGAGGATTTAGTGGAGGACCTGAGAAAAACAGATGTTATTCCAACACcttacaaacataaataaaaacaccagtTCTGATAAGCATGCTGGTAGCTTCATCAATGTCCAGTTTTCGGGAATGGATCGCCATGTAAGGTGTCttcaaatcaaagaaaatgttgGGATATTCTGATAAAATAGGCGAAGACATCTTCTAAAATGATTTCTTCCCTTTCATAGGGGCTGGAGAATCAGGCAAGAGCACCATTGTCAAACAGATGAAGTAAGAACTTTGTGTCTAAGCAGCATTTATTCCTTCTTGTCCAAAGCTATATTCAATAGTAATGCCACACTTTCTCCACAGAATTATCCACAAAGATGGTTATTCGCTTGAAGAATGCTTGGAGTTCATCGTCATCATCTACAGCAACACCCTGCAGTCCATCATGGCAATCGTGAAGGCCATGAACACACTCAACATTAACTACGGCCACCCCGATCAGCAGGTGACAACACACGTCTATGTAAATCTTAGGTCAAATGTTCCAAG
Coding sequences within:
- the sema3fa gene encoding sema domain, immunoglobulin domain (Ig), short basic domain, secreted, (semaphorin) 3Fa isoform X2 translates to MLWDKLSWLLGLLTVSAGGLPPSNDPLSAPRIFLSFKELKSTGTAHHFSFLLNSTDYRILRMDEDHDRMYVGSKDYILSLDLHDINKEPLIIHWPVASQRKTECILSGKDTNGECGNFIRLIEPWNRTHLYVCGTGAYNPICTYVDRGRRSQEYIFRLEPGKVDSGKGKCPYDPKLNSVSALIHGELYAGVYVDFMGTDSAIFRTLGKQTAMRTDQYNSRWLNDPTFVHAHLIPDSAEKNDDKLYFFFREKASEVGQSPMTQSRIGRICLNDDGGHCCLVNKWSTFLKARLICSVPGVDGIETHFDELRDVYIQPTQDTRNPVIYGVFSVSGSVFKGSAVCVYSMADIRMVFNGPFAHKEGPNYQWVAYTGKIPYPRPGTCPGGTFTPNMKSTKDYPDEVINFMRNHPTMYNAVYPVHKRPLVVRTNVDYEFTTIAVDQVRAADGSYEVLFLGTDRGTVQKVIVLPRDDLQTEELVLEEVEVFKVPTPITTMKISSKRQQLYVGSVLGVTHLALHRCDVYGEACADCCLARDPYCAWDGKSCSRYSASQKRRSRRQDVKYGNPIRQCRGYNSNANKNTLETVQYGVEGSTTFLECQARSPHVSLKWHLQKENSDRRKEIRSEGRILKTDQGLLIRSLQSSDGGIYHCTSTEKNFKHTLVKLQLVVLSSRTVNNVLVDTGNPALPQIQSSAWTPSVGQYKDLLTILSQPEMGLINQYCKDYWQHGDDGLGDGKAKSLKELKEQKKPRNRRHHDDQTNPVET
- the sema3fa gene encoding sema domain, immunoglobulin domain (Ig), short basic domain, secreted, (semaphorin) 3Fa isoform X1, with the protein product MLWDKLSWLLGLLTVSAGGLPPSNDPLSAPRIFLSFKELKSTGTAHHFSFLLNSTDYRILRMDEDHDRMYVGSKDYILSLDLHDINKEPLIIHWPVASQRKTECILSGKDTNGECGNFIRLIEPWNRTHLYVCGTGAYNPICTYVDRGRRSQGFSNLQALQSGGRTSRAADYSSTSEPLSNKEYIFRLEPGKVDSGKGKCPYDPKLNSVSALIHGELYAGVYVDFMGTDSAIFRTLGKQTAMRTDQYNSRWLNDPTFVHAHLIPDSAEKNDDKLYFFFREKASEVGQSPMTQSRIGRICLNDDGGHCCLVNKWSTFLKARLICSVPGVDGIETHFDELRDVYIQPTQDTRNPVIYGVFSVSGSVFKGSAVCVYSMADIRMVFNGPFAHKEGPNYQWVAYTGKIPYPRPGTCPGGTFTPNMKSTKDYPDEVINFMRNHPTMYNAVYPVHKRPLVVRTNVDYEFTTIAVDQVRAADGSYEVLFLGTDRGTVQKVIVLPRDDLQTEELVLEEVEVFKVPTPITTMKISSKRQQLYVGSVLGVTHLALHRCDVYGEACADCCLARDPYCAWDGKSCSRYSASQKRRSRRQDVKYGNPIRQCRGYNSNANKNTLETVQYGVEGSTTFLECQARSPHVSLKWHLQKENSDRRKEIRSEGRILKTDQGLLIRSLQSSDGGIYHCTSTEKNFKHTLVKLQLVVLSSRTVNNVLVDTGNPALPQIQSSAWTPSVGQYKDLLTILSQPEMGLINQYCKDYWQHGDDGLGDGKAKSLKELKEQKKPRNRRHHDDQTNPVET